One Gammaproteobacteria bacterium genomic region harbors:
- a CDS encoding HPF/RaiA family ribosome-associated protein — protein sequence MQVQINTDHNIQHDEALEAWIIGVVESALAHSSDHITRVEVHLSDENGGKSGQHDRRCMIEARLEGRSPIAVTDHAATLDKAVNGAAGKLGRMIESAAGRAAEFKAPTD from the coding sequence GTGCAGGTTCAGATTAACACCGACCACAATATTCAGCATGACGAAGCGCTGGAGGCATGGATCATCGGTGTCGTTGAGAGCGCCCTGGCCCATTCGAGCGATCACATCACCCGGGTCGAGGTCCACTTGAGCGACGAGAACGGCGGCAAGAGCGGTCAGCATGATAGGCGCTGCATGATCGAGGCTCGACTCGAGGGGCGCAGTCCCATCGCTGTCACTGACCATGCAGCCACGTTAGACAAGGCCGTTAACGGTGCCGCCGGAAAATTGGGTCGAATGATTGAAAGCGCCGCCGGCCGAGCC
- a CDS encoding lmo0937 family membrane protein has translation MLYTIAAVLLILWVLGLTTSFTAGGLIHALLVIAIIIVVYQVISGRRVT, from the coding sequence ATGCTCTACACTATTGCTGCGGTACTTTTGATCCTTTGGGTTCTTGGCTTGACAACCTCGTTCACCGCAGGAGGTCTGATCCACGCCCTGCTTGTGATCGCAATCATCATAGTCGTTTACCAAGTCATTAGCGGTCGTAGGGTCACCTGA